A region of the bacterium genome:
TGCCCCCAGCCGGGCAGCACGGCTGAACGCCACGACGCGGCGAGTTTGGCATTTGCTTCAGGCAATCGATAGGCTTCGGGCTGCGAAAGCACCCTGTCCGCGTATTCCCGTTTTGCCGCTCGAAACACTTCAAGAATCTTCGGCGACGTCAACACAGGATCCATTTCGAACGCGGGGTTAATCGCAACGATTCTCCGGAATTCACTGAGCGCAAACTCCTGCTGCTCGCGTGCGACATAGATGGTCGCGAGCACGACGTGAAAGGGGATTTCCGCCAAATCGTCCACGCTCTCCGCTTCGCGCAGGCCGCGCAAGGCCGAAAGTTCCGCCTCTTCGTAGCGTCCTTCTTCCACCGCAGTCTGAGCGGCCCGCCGCAATGAATCGAGCGGTTGTGCGGACGCGTCACCCCATGCGAACAGCAAACACACGAGCACAACGCTCGCGTATCGCGACCAGCACGGGATGAGCGACAACCTCAATTCTACTCCGCCTTGACCTTCTTTACTTCTTCCGTAATTTTCGGAATGATTTCGAGCGCGTCGCCGACGATACCGTACGTGGCGACTTTGAAGATGGGCGCGTCGGCGTCCTTGTTGATAGCGACAATCGTGCGGCTGGTGGTCATGCCCGCCAGATGCTGAATCGCACCGCTGATACCGACTGCGACATAAAGACTCGGAGAAACCACTTTGCCGGTCTGACCGACCTGCTCATGATGCGGTCGCCAACCGGCATCCACGACTGCACGTGACGCGCCGACACTGCCGCCCAATGCTCCTGCAAGCTCTTCCAGAATGTGCCAATTCTCCGGCCCCTTCAATCCGCGTCCGCCGCTGACGACAATGTCCGCTTCCGTCACATCGAGCATCCCGCCTTCCTGCATTTTCTCGGCGACAACTTTCGCGCGAATCTTCGAGCCGTCGAGCGTAACGGCCTGCGCAACCACTTCGGCGCCGCCACCGGTTTCAACGGGCAGAAAGGCTTTGGGACGCAGCGTGACGATACCGAGCGGCGCGGTGATCTTCGCCCATAACAGAACTTTTCCGGCGTAGATGGGACGCAACGCGCAGACGGAGTTCCCTTCGACTTTCACATCGGTGCAGTCGGCAAGCAGCGGCGCATTAATGCGCGCGGCCAGACGCGGAGCGACTTCCTTGCCCAACGCGCTGGCACTCAGGACAACTGCGACAGGTTTTTCACTTTTGCAGAGTTCCGCCGCGGCCATTGCGCAGCCTTCGGCGGAAAACGAAGCAAGTTCGGAATTCGTCAACTGAATGACTTTCTTTGCT
Encoded here:
- a CDS encoding electron transfer flavoprotein subunit alpha/FixB family protein, with protein sequence MSTILVFCDSKNGKLKPTAREAVTGAKKLAQGLNAAVTAVTFGECADAASLGNVGAKKVIQLTNSELASFSAEGCAMAAAELCKSEKPVAVVLSASALGKEVAPRLAARINAPLLADCTDVKVEGNSVCALRPIYAGKVLLWAKITAPLGIVTLRPKAFLPVETGGGAEVVAQAVTLDGSKIRAKVVAEKMQEGGMLDVTEADIVVSGGRGLKGPENWHILEELAGALGGSVGASRAVVDAGWRPHHEQVGQTGKVVSPSLYVAVGISGAIQHLAGMTTSRTIVAINKDADAPIFKVATYGIVGDALEIIPKITEEVKKVKAE